The following proteins are encoded in a genomic region of bacterium:
- a CDS encoding VOC family protein, with protein MADKPALRDDLWSRTYQVGVVVRDIEKAAAFYERIGVGPFVEGPSAHALERKIYGKDCPDVEVKGLITQMGNVEFELLQPVSGDGIQMEFLKTHGEGVVHLCAHTDDLDRDVEALTALGFEVISSAILEDGGKFAYFDTREVGGLILELFQTGADWQ; from the coding sequence GTGGCCGACAAGCCAGCACTCCGGGACGACCTCTGGTCGAGGACGTATCAGGTAGGCGTAGTGGTGCGCGACATCGAGAAGGCCGCCGCCTTCTACGAGCGGATCGGTGTAGGGCCTTTCGTGGAAGGTCCGTCCGCCCACGCCCTGGAGCGCAAGATCTACGGGAAGGACTGTCCCGACGTGGAGGTCAAGGGCCTGATCACCCAGATGGGCAACGTGGAGTTCGAACTGCTGCAACCCGTGTCGGGCGATGGCATCCAGATGGAATTCCTGAAGACCCACGGCGAGGGAGTGGTCCACTTGTGTGCCCATACCGATGACCTGGACCGCGATGTGGAAGCCCTGACCGCCCTGGGCTTCGAGGTGATCTCCTCGGCCATCCTGGAGGACGGCGGCAAGTTCGCCTACTTCGACACCCGTGAGGTGGGGGGCCTGATCCTTGAGCTGTTCCAGACCGGAGCCGACTGGCAGTAG
- a CDS encoding dihydrodipicolinate synthase family protein codes for MPEFIRKPLEGLFPLIPLSLHEDQEIDFEGVRRSIELVAASGAPGCIVFGSMGQMTSVTEKEFDAVCEMAVATGHSAGIAVVVGSTASYQREAIRRARVAERAGADGSMLAAPYALPVTSDWALRFFIEVAGSLDGEMALMLYNYSPLTGMNLTAQMWETLLDIPNIKAIKESNTFLPHFDEILITIGDRINVFAGNDPAFFHASTLGAAGATGIFSWAGLRAGTRFVDECRRGNHDDPWVRSVFAALQHFSAAIRRPDMPSMLSYEHGYLNAIAGLGGARTGVPRKPYGPLPEAAMVELKVAAAALQDLDADL; via the coding sequence GTGCCTGAGTTCATCCGCAAGCCCCTGGAGGGCCTGTTCCCGCTGATACCTCTGAGCCTCCACGAGGATCAGGAGATCGACTTCGAGGGGGTTCGCAGGAGCATCGAGTTGGTGGCCGCCTCCGGCGCGCCGGGGTGCATCGTCTTCGGCTCCATGGGGCAGATGACCAGCGTAACGGAGAAGGAGTTCGACGCCGTCTGCGAGATGGCCGTGGCCACGGGTCACAGCGCCGGTATCGCGGTGGTTGTGGGCAGCACCGCCTCCTACCAGCGGGAGGCGATCCGCCGGGCGCGGGTCGCCGAGCGGGCCGGCGCGGACGGTTCCATGCTGGCTGCGCCCTACGCCCTCCCGGTTACCTCCGACTGGGCGCTCCGCTTCTTCATAGAGGTGGCCGGATCGCTGGACGGCGAGATGGCACTCATGCTGTACAACTACTCGCCCCTCACCGGCATGAACCTGACCGCGCAGATGTGGGAGACGCTCCTCGACATCCCGAACATCAAAGCCATCAAGGAGTCCAACACCTTCCTGCCGCACTTTGACGAGATCCTGATCACCATCGGCGACCGCATCAACGTGTTCGCCGGCAACGACCCGGCCTTCTTCCATGCCTCGACCCTCGGCGCCGCCGGAGCCACCGGCATCTTCAGTTGGGCGGGACTGCGGGCCGGCACCCGCTTCGTGGACGAGTGCCGCCGCGGCAACCATGACGATCCGTGGGTGAGGAGCGTTTTCGCCGCCCTCCAGCACTTCTCGGCGGCCATCCGCCGGCCCGACATGCCCTCCATGCTCAGCTACGAGCACGGCTACCTGAATGCCATCGCCGGCCTGGGCGGCGCCCGAACCGGTGTCCCCCGGAAGCCCTACGGACCGCTTCCCGAGGCAGCCATGGTCGAACTCAAGGTTGCCGCCGCGGCGCTGCAGGATCTGGACGCTGACCTATGA
- a CDS encoding nuclear transport factor 2 family protein: MTQPIDPADRAAIVDLVYAYAFHFDQNEPEKLADLFTTDSVIDYGPEFENIVGCDAIVGAIQPGLSNLFSSSAHHITNPRVWADGDDEATGTFYIYAWHIYHDRPGDGEMWGQYHCRFRRTGEGWRIAEFTLKVMGMKNFHRDTMHTIGRRL; this comes from the coding sequence ATGACCCAGCCCATCGACCCGGCCGATCGGGCCGCCATAGTCGATCTCGTGTATGCCTATGCGTTCCATTTCGACCAGAACGAGCCGGAGAAGCTGGCCGATCTGTTCACCACCGATTCGGTGATCGACTACGGGCCGGAGTTCGAGAACATCGTCGGGTGCGATGCCATAGTGGGCGCCATCCAGCCGGGACTGAGCAACCTCTTCTCCTCCTCGGCGCATCACATCACCAACCCGCGGGTCTGGGCCGACGGTGATGACGAGGCGACCGGCACCTTTTACATCTACGCCTGGCATATCTACCACGACAGGCCGGGCGACGGTGAGATGTGGGGGCAATACCACTGCCGGTTCAGGCGGACCGGAGAGGGATGGAGGATCGCCGAGTTCACGCTCAAGGTGATGGGCATGAAGAACTTCCACCGTGACACGATGCATACCATCGGGCGGCGTCTCTGA
- a CDS encoding ornithine cyclodeaminase family protein encodes MTSDRRGPGEILVVSRSEVDSLLSPARCLERCLETFRWVGEGQIEQTNPVNLYIHDRLGPEPPFGHGVVQAFPAMIRPLDRAAVKWLSSFRMNPKRGLPAISALDLVTDTDTGMPLALVDGTSVTNARTGGHSTVGAMYLARPDSSRLAIIGCGHEGRTHALTLNEQFPLEQVVAFDIYEEQANRFADEIAARIGVPVVVAPDVETAVADADIICVVTTAPRPVLMEEWVPAGAHVCAATGFRDVDPGCATSFDKWAVGWYGRDLAWVEGEEVGRIGGLRPGALSRADIFGDIATEIMPGHKPGREDDRERTIMTHMGMPALDAAVASLVYDLALAAGAGTWIEVF; translated from the coding sequence ATGACCTCCGACCGGCGCGGTCCGGGAGAGATCCTGGTGGTGTCGAGGAGCGAGGTAGACAGCCTGCTGTCCCCGGCCCGATGCCTCGAGCGATGCCTGGAGACCTTCCGGTGGGTGGGAGAGGGCCAGATCGAGCAGACCAACCCGGTCAACCTCTACATCCACGACCGGCTCGGGCCCGAGCCCCCCTTCGGCCACGGCGTCGTCCAGGCCTTCCCGGCGATGATCCGGCCGCTGGACCGGGCGGCGGTGAAGTGGCTGTCGAGCTTCCGGATGAACCCGAAGCGCGGCCTGCCGGCCATCTCGGCGCTGGACCTGGTGACCGACACCGACACGGGCATGCCGCTAGCCCTGGTGGACGGAACCTCGGTGACCAACGCCCGTACCGGTGGCCACTCCACGGTGGGGGCCATGTACCTGGCCAGGCCGGACTCGAGCCGGTTGGCGATCATCGGCTGCGGGCACGAGGGCCGCACGCATGCTCTCACGCTCAACGAGCAGTTCCCGCTGGAGCAGGTGGTCGCCTTCGACATCTACGAGGAGCAGGCCAACCGTTTCGCTGACGAGATCGCAGCCAGGATCGGGGTACCCGTCGTGGTGGCGCCCGATGTCGAGACGGCTGTGGCCGACGCGGACATCATCTGTGTTGTGACCACCGCTCCTCGTCCGGTACTCATGGAGGAGTGGGTTCCGGCCGGGGCGCATGTCTGCGCGGCTACCGGGTTCCGTGATGTCGATCCGGGCTGTGCCACCTCCTTCGACAAGTGGGCGGTCGGCTGGTACGGGCGCGACCTGGCCTGGGTGGAGGGTGAGGAGGTGGGCCGGATCGGGGGTCTCCGGCCCGGTGCTCTCTCCAGAGCCGACATCTTCGGAGACATCGCCACCGAGATCATGCCGGGCCACAAGCCGGGCCGGGAGGATGACCGGGAACGCACCATCATGACCCACATGGGGATGCCCGCCCTCGACGCGGCGGTGGCCTCGCTGGTCTACGACCTGGCATTGGCGGCCGGCGCCGGCACCTGGATCGAGGTCTTCTAG
- a CDS encoding TIGR03619 family F420-dependent LLM class oxidoreductase: protein MRIGVTLPGYGADQPVSITDAARMAERMGFDSIWNTDHVVMVAGAASPYPFDADGVMRWDLDHPMFDALIALASAVAVTTHVEVGTCVLIAPMRNPIVLAKQVSTLDVISGGRFVLGVGVGWLAEEFAALDAPFKDRGTRMDDWIDILRDCWTGTPAARSYAHYEVPEGIRCYPTPLREPPILVGGDSPPVLRRTARRGDGWLGFSYTDELDPARIGNSIESIRIEAAAAGRKAPTRLAVQTPGPVAPLAEQLADLARQGVTEVVTSADWTAPDRVRDGLNLLRRSA, encoded by the coding sequence ATGAGGATCGGGGTCACCCTGCCCGGTTACGGCGCCGACCAGCCGGTATCGATCACGGACGCAGCCCGGATGGCCGAGCGCATGGGCTTCGACTCGATCTGGAACACCGACCATGTAGTCATGGTCGCCGGCGCTGCCTCGCCATACCCGTTCGACGCTGACGGGGTGATGCGTTGGGATCTCGACCACCCGATGTTCGACGCGCTGATCGCGCTGGCCTCCGCGGTCGCGGTCACCACCCACGTGGAGGTGGGCACCTGCGTGCTGATCGCACCGATGCGAAACCCCATCGTCCTGGCCAAGCAGGTTTCCACTCTTGACGTGATATCCGGAGGTCGGTTCGTGCTGGGGGTCGGCGTTGGATGGTTGGCAGAGGAATTCGCCGCCCTGGACGCGCCGTTCAAAGACCGGGGAACCCGCATGGACGACTGGATCGACATCCTGAGGGACTGCTGGACCGGCACCCCCGCCGCCCGCAGCTACGCCCACTACGAGGTCCCCGAGGGGATCCGCTGCTACCCCACCCCGCTCCGGGAACCGCCCATCCTGGTGGGTGGGGACTCGCCGCCGGTGCTACGCCGTACCGCTCGCCGAGGCGACGGCTGGCTGGGCTTCTCCTACACGGACGAACTCGACCCGGCCCGGATCGGTAACAGCATCGAATCCATCCGGATCGAAGCCGCTGCGGCGGGACGGAAAGCCCCCACCCGGCTGGCCGTCCAGACACCCGGGCCGGTGGCGCCCCTGGCCGAGCAACTCGCCGATCTGGCGAGGCAAGGGGTCACCGAAGTCGTGACCTCGGCGGACTGGACCGCGCCCGACCGGGTGCGGGACGGTCTGAACCTGCTCCGGCGATCCGCCTAG
- a CDS encoding Rid family hydrolase: MSEQAVTSQDAPEPRGPYPHIRVHGDSAWITGQIGRDPVTGDFVEGGFEAEFHQAITNLENILAEVGATLADVVHTNVQFVNEDDLDAMNRIYGERFPVPYPARISYGVAFLWKGARVQIDAEVRLAR, translated from the coding sequence GTGTCCGAACAAGCCGTGACCAGCCAAGACGCTCCCGAGCCGCGCGGTCCCTACCCGCACATCCGTGTCCATGGCGACTCCGCGTGGATAACCGGCCAGATCGGGCGGGATCCCGTCACCGGAGATTTCGTGGAGGGCGGCTTCGAGGCCGAGTTCCACCAGGCGATCACCAATCTTGAGAACATCCTGGCCGAGGTGGGAGCGACGCTGGCCGACGTGGTCCACACCAACGTTCAGTTCGTCAACGAGGATGACCTCGACGCCATGAACCGCATCTACGGGGAGCGCTTCCCGGTCCCCTACCCGGCGCGCATCAGCTACGGCGTGGCCTTCCTCTGGAAGGGCGCCCGGGTCCAGATCGACGCCGAGGTCCGGCTGGCGCGCTGA
- a CDS encoding NifU family protein, translating to MDALREAVDFLRPALHADGGDLILMDVDSEGVVAVELVGACGTCPLSVVTMTAGIEALFKQRVPGVTGVVARTPTVQLPGYD from the coding sequence ATGGATGCCCTACGAGAGGCGGTCGACTTCCTGCGCCCCGCCTTGCACGCCGACGGTGGCGACCTCATCCTGATGGACGTGGACAGCGAGGGAGTGGTGGCGGTCGAGCTCGTAGGCGCCTGCGGTACATGCCCGCTCTCGGTGGTCACGATGACCGCCGGGATCGAAGCCCTGTTCAAGCAGAGGGTCCCGGGGGTGACCGGAGTGGTAGCCCGAACCCCGACCGTCCAGCTACCCGGCTACGACTGA